In the Hemitrygon akajei chromosome 7, sHemAka1.3, whole genome shotgun sequence genome, one interval contains:
- the cited2 gene encoding cbp/p300-interacting transactivator 2 — MAERMMMSHGRFPEGVNGLPVRRMAMNPYAQHQHSYGGLMGEHPAVGSLLHYPGGSNVNSGNGAMRHGLVPGVRQPPVAHLGSVSPQSIRYASGQQQQQQPPPNPAHPQYMGPPVSGNSPAAQLAASMHLQKLTSQYYGHQHHYNLTELHNPGSAIQQQQCAEIRHHSPSLPPNHHMSAAILPPNVIDTDFIDEEVLMSLVIELGLDRIKELPELWLGQNEFDFMTEFVCKQQPSRVSC; from the coding sequence ATGGCCGAGCGCATGATGATGAGCCACGGGCGATTTCCCGAAGGAGTCAACGGGTTACCGGTCCGGCGAATGGCTATGAACCCTTATGCCCAGCACCAGCACTCTTACGGCGGCCTGATGGGCGAGCATCCGGCCGTCGGGTCTTTGTTGCACTACCCGGGGGGCAGTAATGTGAACTCCGGCAACGGGGCAATGAGGCACGGACTGGTCCCCGGGGTGAGGCAGCCCCCGGTGGCTCACTTGGGCAGCGTGTCTCCCCAGAGCATCAGGTACGCCTCCGGGCAGCAGCAACAGCAGCAGCCGCCTCCAAACCCTGCACATCCCCAGTACATGGGACCGCCGGTGTCCGGGAACAGTCCGGCCGCTCAGCTCGCAGCCAGCATGCACTTGCAAAAATTGACCAGTCAGTACTACGGCCACCAGCATCACTACAACCTTACGGAGCTGCACAACCCGGGCAGCGCAATCCAGCAGCAGCAGTGCGCCGAGATTCGGCACCACAGCCCTTCTCTGCCACCCAACCATCACATGTCCGCTGCAATACTGCCCCCCAATGTCATAGACACGGATTTTATCGACGAAGAGGTGCTGATGTCCCTGGTGATTGAGTTGGGCTTGGATCGCATCAAAGAACTTCCCGAACTGTGGCTGGGCCAGAACGAGTTCGACTTCATGACCGAGTTTGTTTGTAAACAGCAGCCCAGCCGAGTGAGCTGTTGA